A single Brienomyrus brachyistius isolate T26 chromosome 11, BBRACH_0.4, whole genome shotgun sequence DNA region contains:
- the LOC125704305 gene encoding splicing factor U2AF 65 kDa subunit-like has protein sequence MSDFDEFEKQLSENRQAAGQIPTIALLATSTTSGVAVTPTQVPMVGSQMTRQARRLYVGNIPFGLTEEAMADFFNTQMRLAGLCQGPTNPVLAVQINQDKNFAFLEFRSVDETTQAMAFDGIIFQGQSLKIRRPHDYRPLPGISEQPAFHVPGVVSTVVPDSPHKLFVGGLPNYLSDDQVKELLTSFGPLKAFNLVKDSATSLSKGYAFCEYVDISATDQAVAGLNGMQLGDKKLIVQRASVGAKNANATAIIETPVTLQVPGLQRLQSSGMPTEVLCLLNMVMPEELVDDEDYEEILEDIREECCKYGNVRSIEIPRPVDGVEVPGCGKVGPVLSCTSGKKKTSVGTKHRLMGAFLAQKCFENGIIFCVRKTI, from the exons atgtccgatttcgatgagtttgagaagcagttaagcgaaaatcggcaag ctgcagggcagatccccacgatagctttactggcaacatccaccaccagcggcgtggcagtgacgcccacccaggtgccgatggtcggcagccagatgacccggcaggccaggcggctttatgtcggcaacatccccttcggcctgacggag gaggccatggcggatttcttcaatacccagatgcgattggctggcttatgtcaaggtcccaccaatcccgtcctcgctgttcagataaaccaggacaagaactttgccttccttgaa tttcggtccgtggatgagaccacgcaggcaatggccttcgacggcatcattttccagggtcagtcgttaaaaatcaggcggccccacgactatcgccccctgcctggcatctcagagcagcccgccttccacgtaccag gggtcgtctccaccgtggttccagactcgccacacaagctctttgtcggaggcctgcccaactatctcagtgacgatcag gtgaaggaactcttgacgtcgttcggacctcttaaggccttcaaccttgtgaaggacagtgccacgtcactgtctaagggttatgctttctgtgaatacgtggacatcagtgccactgaccag gccgtggctggactcaatggcatgcagctcggagacaagaagctcatcgtccagcgggcaagcgtgggggctaagaatgccaacgct acggccatcatcgagacgccggtgacgctgcaggttccagggctgcagcggctgcagagctccggcatgcccacggaggtgctgtgcctcctcaacatggtcatgcccgaggagctggtggacgacgaggactacgaggagatcctggaggacatccgggaggagtgttgcaagtacggcaacgtgcgctccatcgagattccgcggcccgtcgatggcgtggaggtgcctggctgtggcaaggtgggacccgtactctcctgtaccagtggcaaaaagaagacctctgtaggcactaaacacaggctcatgggagcatttcttgcacaaaagtgttttgaaaacggaataattttttgtgtaagaaaaacaatctga